Proteins found in one Oncorhynchus mykiss isolate Arlee chromosome 17, USDA_OmykA_1.1, whole genome shotgun sequence genomic segment:
- the LOC118940015 gene encoding zinc finger protein 239-like, translated as MWFHSGLYLKITLSLAGERPDSEEPEPGTSKLARRHHCSHCGKCFNQRVNMKQHERIHTREKPYHCSQCGKSFVRSGELKIHERIHTGEKPYHCSQCGKSFSRKACLNQHERIHTGEKPYHCSQCGKCFNRRGHLKKHERIHTGEKPYHCSQCGKCFVRSVELKQHERIHTGEKPYHCSQCGKSFSRNAFLNQHERIHTGEKPYHCSQCGKRFGRKACLNQHERLHTGEKPYHSSQGAKLLPI; from the coding sequence ATGTGGTTTCATTCGGGTCTCTATTTAAAAAtaacactgtctttggcaggagaaaggcCAGACTCggaggaaccagagccagggacgtccaaactagcaagacgacaccactgctcccactgtggaaagtgtttcaaccagagagtaaacatgaaacaacatgagagaatacacacgagagagaagccttaccactgctcccagtgtggaaagagttttgtcCGTTCGGGGGAGCTGAAaatacatgagagaatacacacaggagagaagccttaccactgctcccagtgtggaaagagtttcagcCGGAAAGCATGCCTGAAccaacacgagagaatacacacaggagagaagccttaccactgctcccaatgtggaaagtgtttcaatagGAGAGGACACCTGAaaaaacatgagagaatacacacaggagagaagccttaccactgctcccaatgtggaaagtgtttcgtcCGTTCGGTGGAGCTGAaacaacacgagagaatacacacgggagagaagccttaccactgctcccagtgtggaaagagtttcagcCGAAATGCATTCCTGAACCAACACgagagaatccacacaggagagaagccttaccactgctcccagtgtggaaagcgttTCGGCCGGAAAGCATGCCTGAACCAACACGAGAgattacacacaggagagaagccttaccactcctcccagggtgcaaagcttttgcccatttag